One window from the genome of Elusimicrobiota bacterium encodes:
- a CDS encoding transketolase, producing the protein MRNAFASEITALAKEDPRVVLVSGDIGNRLFDDFKAAAPGRFVNAGAAEANMIGLAAGMAMTGFRPVVYTINSFLTTRCYEQIRIDLCYHCLPVVLVGVGAGLSYASLGATHHSLEDVAALRVLPNMAVVCPGDPMEVRMSLRASLQQEGPVFLRLGKKGEPLIHSQPPPFTIGKAIVVKPGTHVCLLSNGHILSLTMKSAEILERKGVSAQVVSFHTVKPLDQGFLREAFSAFSLMVTVEDHSVQGGLGGSVAEWLADNPSPARLCRIGTPDEFFRGAVDNESARERVGLSPEAMAAKVLSFLKAI; encoded by the coding sequence ATGAGAAACGCATTCGCTTCTGAAATTACCGCTCTCGCAAAAGAAGATCCTCGGGTTGTTCTGGTGTCTGGCGATATTGGAAACCGATTGTTCGATGATTTTAAAGCGGCCGCGCCTGGACGGTTTGTGAATGCCGGAGCGGCCGAGGCCAATATGATCGGGCTGGCGGCGGGCATGGCCATGACCGGGTTTCGCCCGGTCGTCTATACCATTAACTCCTTTCTCACGACCCGGTGCTACGAGCAAATCCGGATCGACTTATGCTATCACTGCCTTCCGGTCGTTCTCGTCGGTGTGGGGGCTGGACTCAGTTACGCCTCTTTGGGAGCCACTCATCATTCTTTGGAGGATGTGGCCGCCCTTCGCGTTCTGCCAAACATGGCGGTGGTGTGCCCGGGGGACCCCATGGAAGTTCGTATGTCTCTGCGCGCCTCTCTTCAGCAAGAGGGGCCCGTCTTTCTTCGACTGGGGAAGAAGGGGGAACCCCTAATCCACTCCCAGCCTCCCCCTTTTACGATTGGGAAAGCCATTGTCGTTAAACCGGGAACCCATGTTTGTCTCCTCAGCAATGGGCACATTCTTTCTTTGACAATGAAATCGGCAGAGATTTTGGAGCGAAAAGGTGTCTCCGCTCAAGTGGTCAGTTTTCATACGGTAAAGCCCTTGGATCAGGGTTTCCTTCGGGAAGCGTTTTCTGCATTTTCTCTAATGGTCACGGTGGAAGATCACAGTGTTCAAGGTGGGCTTGGCGGAAGCGTGGCCGAGTGGCTAGCAGACAACCCTTCTCCAGCCCGCTTGTGCCGAATCGGAACCCCCGACGAATTTTTTAGGGGAGCAGTTGACAATGAATCCGCCCGAGAACGGGTTGGCCTCTCTCCCGAAGCGATGGCCGCTAAGGTGTTGTCGTTTCTCAAGGCCATTTAG
- a CDS encoding transketolase, which yields MVSRESPPADELKNMARTIRGRVIEMSHRGKTAHLGGALSVVDILVAAYWGVLSLDPKDPSAPNRDRFIFSKGHAISAFYATLAYRGFFPTNLLDTFAVPGGSLPEHPSPSCVPGLEVATGSLGHGLSVGLGMSWAARLQGRRSRVFVVISDGEANEGSVWEAALLAPALKLGNLAVIVDYNKWQATGRSHEIMTMNPLKEKWQAFGWNAVDVDGHNVAALIDAMSRVPDPAGKPLAVVAHTVKGKGVSFMEDDNNWHYRIPTEEEVRKSKVELEL from the coding sequence ATGGTCTCTCGAGAAAGCCCCCCCGCAGACGAATTAAAGAATATGGCCCGGACCATCCGGGGTCGTGTCATTGAAATGTCTCACCGAGGAAAAACGGCACACCTGGGTGGAGCCCTTTCGGTCGTGGATATCTTGGTGGCGGCCTACTGGGGAGTTCTTTCCCTGGACCCAAAGGATCCCTCGGCTCCCAATCGAGACCGATTCATCTTTAGCAAGGGCCACGCCATCAGCGCTTTTTATGCCACTCTGGCCTACCGAGGATTTTTTCCGACCAATTTGCTGGACACATTTGCTGTCCCTGGCGGGTCCCTCCCCGAACACCCCAGTCCCTCTTGTGTCCCCGGCCTAGAGGTGGCGACCGGTTCGTTAGGGCATGGATTATCGGTTGGGCTCGGGATGTCTTGGGCGGCTCGACTGCAAGGCAGACGCTCCCGTGTTTTTGTCGTGATCAGTGACGGCGAAGCCAACGAGGGGTCCGTCTGGGAAGCGGCTCTCTTGGCTCCCGCTCTAAAGCTAGGAAACCTCGCTGTCATCGTTGATTACAATAAGTGGCAAGCCACGGGGCGTAGCCATGAAATAATGACCATGAATCCGTTAAAGGAAAAATGGCAAGCGTTCGGTTGGAACGCTGTTGACGTGGATGGGCACAATGTGGCGGCGTTAATTGACGCCATGAGCCGTGTTCCGGACCCTGCGGGCAAACCCCTAGCGGTAGTTGCCCACACCGTGAAAGGGAAGGGCGTTTCATTTATGGAGGACGACAACAACTGGCACTACCGCATTCCGACGGAAGAAGAGGTCAGGAAGTCAAAAGTGGAACTGGAATTATGA
- a CDS encoding NAD(P)-dependent oxidoreductase has translation MVVKFKKILVTGGAGYVGSALVPALLKAGHAVRVLDLYLYGDPLRDVQKDPNLEQVKGDLRDQAILDKAAQGCDAVIHLACVSNDPSFELDPALGKSINYDAFFGLMKAVRRAGVQRLIYASSSSVYGLREESDVREETPCTPLTDYSNYKLMCEEALRADGLGGAEYVIVRPATVCGYAPRMRLDLSVNILTIHALIKKQITVFGGSQLRPNINVLDMVDVYKLLLEAPKDKIHGDVFNAGYENMSLSRIAAMVKSQIKDPTITIKVEPTNDLRSYHVNSDKIARVLGFRAHHTLEEAIESIHTSFLAGHLKEPLTNPLYYNIKTMQLANLGG, from the coding sequence ATAGTGGTCAAATTTAAAAAAATCTTGGTGACCGGCGGAGCCGGCTACGTTGGTTCGGCTCTTGTACCGGCCTTGCTAAAAGCCGGCCACGCGGTTCGTGTGTTGGACCTGTATCTCTATGGAGACCCCTTACGGGATGTTCAGAAAGATCCCAATCTTGAGCAGGTCAAAGGAGACCTTCGGGACCAGGCTATTCTGGACAAAGCCGCCCAGGGATGCGACGCGGTTATTCACTTGGCGTGCGTCTCCAACGACCCTAGCTTTGAGTTGGATCCCGCCCTAGGAAAGTCCATCAACTACGACGCTTTTTTCGGTTTGATGAAGGCGGTACGAAGGGCGGGAGTTCAGCGGTTGATCTACGCTTCAAGCTCCAGCGTTTACGGTCTCCGAGAAGAGTCCGATGTTCGAGAAGAGACACCCTGTACGCCCCTGACCGACTATTCCAATTACAAGTTGATGTGCGAAGAGGCCTTGCGCGCCGACGGTTTGGGTGGCGCGGAGTATGTGATTGTCCGACCCGCCACCGTCTGCGGTTACGCTCCCCGCATGCGTCTGGACCTTTCCGTCAACATCCTCACCATCCACGCTTTAATCAAAAAACAGATCACTGTCTTCGGCGGCAGCCAATTGCGTCCCAACATTAATGTTTTGGACATGGTCGATGTCTACAAGCTCCTCTTGGAAGCTCCGAAAGACAAAATCCATGGGGATGTTTTCAATGCCGGATATGAGAACATGTCCCTCTCCCGAATCGCCGCGATGGTGAAAAGCCAAATCAAGGACCCCACTATTACCATCAAGGTGGAACCCACCAACGATCTGCGCTCTTACCACGTAAACTCCGACAAGATCGCGCGGGTCCTCGGGTTCCGCGCCCACCACACTCTGGAAGAGGCCATTGAAAGTATCCACACGTCTTTTCTGGCAGGCCACCTTAAAGAACCTCTCACGAACCCGCTCTACTACAACATCAAAACCATGCAACTGGCGAACCTGGGCGGCTGA
- a CDS encoding adenylyltransferase/cytidyltransferase family protein, which produces MDSMKIQELDSLALRVADWKRQGKRVVQCHGVFDLLHVGHIRHLNEAKSFGDYLIVTLTPDHLVNKGPHRPAFPQHLRAEVLAALDVVDGVAINRWPSAVESIGLFKPDVYAKGPDYRKAADDVTGGILREEEAVRAVGGEIRFTDDVTFSSSNLANLHLDLLPPEVKAFLGDFRKKHTKEDITRHIESLNKLRVAVVGETILDEYVYCDAMGKSSKEPTLAVLRRSQELYAGGALAIANHLAQFCAEVQVITYLGERDTQEEFVRRSLNPRVQLTAIKKPGAPTIVKRRYVESYLLSKMFEVYDMDDEALTSPAEDALCEAMAASFSNVDAVLVADYGHGLMTPKAVALACQKAPFLTVNTQINAANIGFHAISRYPKADHVCIQESELRLEYRSRRGPVKAMVTDLERRLSCQRMTVTRGRAGILVHDQRGDFHESPAFAVKVLDRIGAGDAVLALTSLCAVAGVPPDVSAFLGNLAGAQAVTIIGNKASIDKTVLLKAAEAMLK; this is translated from the coding sequence ATGGATTCAATGAAAATTCAGGAATTGGATTCATTGGCCCTTCGCGTGGCAGACTGGAAACGTCAGGGCAAACGTGTTGTCCAGTGCCACGGGGTTTTTGACCTTTTACATGTGGGCCATATTCGTCATTTAAATGAGGCGAAAAGTTTCGGAGATTATTTAATTGTGACCCTCACCCCCGATCATCTGGTTAACAAAGGGCCTCACCGTCCCGCGTTTCCCCAACACCTTCGAGCGGAAGTCTTGGCCGCCCTGGATGTCGTCGATGGCGTCGCGATCAATCGTTGGCCCTCTGCGGTGGAATCGATTGGTCTCTTCAAACCCGACGTTTACGCCAAAGGCCCGGATTATCGAAAGGCCGCGGACGACGTGACGGGCGGGATTCTTCGCGAAGAAGAAGCCGTTCGAGCCGTGGGTGGCGAGATCCGTTTCACGGATGATGTGACGTTCAGTTCTTCCAATTTGGCCAACCTTCATTTGGACCTTCTTCCCCCCGAGGTCAAAGCCTTTTTAGGAGATTTTCGAAAAAAGCACACCAAGGAAGACATCACTCGGCACATTGAAAGCCTAAACAAGTTGCGCGTGGCGGTGGTGGGAGAAACCATTTTGGACGAATATGTTTATTGTGACGCGATGGGGAAATCGTCTAAGGAACCCACATTGGCCGTCCTCCGTCGTTCCCAAGAATTATACGCCGGGGGGGCCTTAGCCATCGCAAACCACCTCGCACAGTTCTGCGCCGAGGTTCAGGTCATCACCTACTTAGGGGAACGAGACACACAGGAAGAATTTGTCCGCCGCAGTCTGAATCCTCGAGTCCAGTTAACCGCCATAAAGAAACCCGGTGCCCCGACTATCGTTAAGCGTCGATACGTGGAATCCTATTTGTTGTCAAAAATGTTTGAAGTCTATGATATGGATGACGAGGCACTGACGAGCCCGGCAGAAGACGCCCTGTGCGAAGCGATGGCAGCTTCTTTTTCCAATGTCGACGCTGTCCTCGTGGCCGATTACGGGCATGGCCTCATGACGCCAAAAGCGGTGGCCCTGGCCTGTCAAAAAGCGCCCTTTCTCACGGTCAATACACAGATCAATGCGGCCAACATCGGGTTCCACGCGATTTCCCGTTATCCCAAAGCCGACCATGTTTGTATCCAAGAATCAGAGCTAAGGTTGGAATACCGAAGTCGAAGGGGTCCCGTGAAGGCCATGGTCACCGATCTGGAACGTCGCCTCTCCTGCCAGCGGATGACGGTCACCCGCGGCAGAGCGGGCATTCTGGTCCATGACCAGAGAGGTGATTTCCATGAATCTCCGGCCTTCGCCGTCAAGGTGCTGGATCGTATCGGTGCGGGAGACGCGGTGCTCGCGCTCACATCCCTTTGCGCGGTGGCCGGAGTTCCTCCAGACGTGTCCGCGTTTCTGGGCAATCTGGCAGGCGCACAAGCGGTCACGATCATAGGCAACAAAGCCTCCATTGATAAGACGGTCCTTTTAAAAGCCGCAGAGGCCATGCTGAAATGA
- a CDS encoding NAD-dependent epimerase/dehydratase family protein, translated as MIKKAVVTGGLGFIGSHLSEALLGRGVATTIVDNASTGRLENIRSFSGHPLLKVIHADVASDDLAEGFTKADVVFHLAGLADIVPSIQRPLNYCRTNITGTLRVLEAARHAGVFRIVYAASSSCYGLPSVFPTPETAPISPQYPYALSKWMGEEAVHHWGRVYGLQTTSLRLFNVYGPRSRTTGAYGAVFGVFLAQKLAGKPLTIVGDGTQRRDFIYVTDVVDAFLAAGETTQSGGVFNVARGNPIAVNELARLVGGPRVEIPKRPGEPDVTHGDIQKIKSVLGWAPRISFDEGVARVMAHLEDWRNAPVWTPASIAEATADWFAHLGKGK; from the coding sequence ATGATTAAAAAAGCGGTCGTCACAGGCGGTTTAGGATTTATCGGAAGCCACCTCTCGGAAGCCCTGTTGGGTCGAGGGGTTGCAACGACCATTGTCGACAACGCTTCCACTGGACGACTAGAAAACATTCGCTCGTTCTCTGGGCATCCCCTCCTCAAAGTCATCCATGCAGACGTGGCGTCGGACGATTTGGCTGAAGGGTTTACCAAGGCCGACGTCGTTTTCCATTTGGCGGGATTGGCAGACATCGTTCCTTCCATTCAACGCCCCTTGAACTATTGCCGGACCAACATCACGGGAACGTTACGTGTTCTGGAAGCGGCTCGTCACGCGGGAGTCTTTCGTATCGTCTATGCCGCTTCTTCTTCCTGTTATGGTCTTCCATCCGTCTTCCCAACACCGGAGACGGCTCCTATTTCCCCCCAATACCCCTATGCCCTCTCGAAGTGGATGGGGGAAGAGGCGGTCCACCACTGGGGGCGTGTTTATGGTTTGCAAACCACTTCGCTTCGACTCTTTAATGTTTACGGCCCCCGTTCTCGAACGACCGGGGCCTACGGCGCCGTTTTTGGCGTTTTTTTGGCGCAAAAACTCGCCGGGAAACCCTTGACCATTGTTGGAGATGGAACCCAACGGCGGGATTTTATTTATGTCACAGATGTTGTGGACGCCTTTTTGGCCGCGGGGGAAACAACACAGTCAGGCGGTGTGTTTAACGTAGCCAGGGGGAACCCGATCGCGGTGAACGAGCTGGCCCGTTTGGTGGGGGGCCCGAGAGTCGAAATTCCAAAACGCCCCGGAGAGCCCGACGTGACCCACGGTGACATTCAAAAAATTAAATCTGTTTTAGGTTGGGCGCCGCGCATTTCTTTTGACGAAGGGGTCGCCCGGGTCATGGCACATCTTGAAGATTGGCGGAACGCGCCGGTGTGGACCCCCGCGTCGATTGCTGAAGCGACAGCGGATTGGTTTGCCCATTTGGGGAAGGGAAAATAA
- a CDS encoding SIS domain-containing protein, with protein MSFLVNLEELEKEFLVTIKRNTVLPLMDGFAMAMALMVDAARRKKKLIFVGNGGSSAIASHQAVDFWKNGGIKAITFNDASLLTCIGNDCGYENVFSEPVRRFAEPGDVLMAISSSGRSPNILNAVKAARSVGNRVITFSGFTADNPLRRTGDVNFFVPVRAYGLVEVSHLILIHAMLREIIYINPHVKKSGY; from the coding sequence ATGAGTTTCCTGGTTAACTTGGAGGAACTTGAAAAGGAATTTCTGGTGACGATCAAACGAAACACAGTGCTCCCTCTTATGGACGGGTTTGCAATGGCGATGGCCTTGATGGTCGACGCAGCGCGCCGGAAAAAGAAACTAATTTTTGTGGGCAATGGCGGAAGCTCGGCGATTGCCAGCCACCAGGCCGTCGATTTTTGGAAAAACGGGGGGATCAAAGCGATCACGTTTAACGATGCAAGTCTCTTGACCTGTATTGGAAACGATTGCGGGTATGAGAATGTTTTTTCAGAGCCGGTGCGTCGATTTGCCGAGCCGGGCGATGTGCTAATGGCCATCAGTAGTTCCGGCCGTTCACCGAACATTCTAAATGCTGTTAAAGCGGCCCGTTCTGTGGGAAACCGCGTGATTACTTTTTCAGGGTTTACAGCGGACAATCCCCTTCGGCGAACGGGGGATGTCAACTTTTTTGTTCCCGTGCGGGCGTATGGGTTGGTGGAAGTCAGTCATCTCATCTTGATCCATGCCATGTTGCGGGAAATCATTTACATCAATCCGCACGTAAAAAAATCGGGATATTAA
- the lhgO gene encoding L-2-hydroxyglutarate oxidase translates to MEYSDFLIVGAGIIGLAVAREIRQRHPNARIIVLEKEARVGCHASGRNSGVLHSGIYYSPGTLKAKFCAEGARQMLAFARENGVTHRVGGKVILASGQEDLPGLERLEHNARANGIRVLRLTAEALKKIEPHAAAGEGIHCLDTAVVDAPGVMRVLAHKVESSGTRLFFGEEVIAAEDSVLITRAGRRFHYEKMINCAGAHADQVARFFGLAKDHVLVPFKGLYWKLRKGGDHWVRESLYPVPDLNFPFLGIHLTRGVSGDVYVGPTAIPALGRENYGLFQGIAPAESLRILSRLAGMFFQKDATFRRLVNREVGHYVKSIFLKAVQRLVPNLSGEDLVPSDNVGIRPQLVRRSGGLEMDFHIEQTDNSLHVLNAISPAFTCSLAFAGRIVDGLEKRGSEVKKEVKVA, encoded by the coding sequence ATGGAATATTCAGATTTTCTCATTGTCGGAGCCGGAATCATTGGCCTCGCCGTGGCGCGAGAAATTCGCCAGCGCCACCCCAATGCCCGCATCATAGTGCTTGAGAAAGAGGCCCGGGTTGGTTGTCATGCCAGCGGCCGCAACAGCGGGGTTTTGCACTCGGGCATCTACTACTCCCCTGGAACCCTCAAAGCGAAATTTTGTGCCGAAGGCGCACGTCAGATGTTGGCCTTTGCCAGAGAAAATGGTGTGACCCACCGCGTGGGGGGTAAGGTCATCCTCGCTTCAGGGCAGGAAGATCTTCCAGGGTTAGAGCGCCTTGAGCATAACGCCAGGGCCAATGGGATTCGGGTTTTGAGGTTAACCGCTGAAGCTCTCAAGAAGATTGAACCTCACGCCGCTGCGGGGGAGGGTATTCACTGTCTGGACACCGCCGTGGTGGACGCCCCCGGTGTCATGCGCGTCCTGGCCCACAAGGTAGAATCCTCCGGGACTCGTCTATTCTTCGGCGAGGAGGTAATTGCGGCCGAGGACTCTGTGTTGATCACCCGCGCTGGACGGCGTTTCCATTATGAAAAGATGATCAACTGTGCGGGGGCCCACGCGGATCAAGTTGCGCGGTTCTTTGGGTTGGCCAAAGACCATGTGTTGGTCCCGTTCAAAGGCCTATATTGGAAGTTGAGAAAGGGAGGGGATCATTGGGTCAGGGAAAGCCTTTACCCCGTCCCAGACCTGAACTTTCCCTTTTTGGGCATCCACTTGACACGAGGCGTAAGCGGTGATGTCTATGTGGGGCCAACAGCAATCCCCGCCCTGGGCCGTGAAAATTATGGATTGTTTCAAGGGATAGCCCCCGCCGAAAGTCTCAGGATTTTAAGCCGTCTCGCTGGAATGTTCTTCCAAAAAGATGCCACTTTTAGACGATTGGTTAATCGAGAAGTGGGTCACTACGTCAAGTCGATATTTCTGAAGGCCGTTCAACGGCTGGTCCCCAACTTGTCGGGGGAAGATCTCGTCCCCTCCGATAATGTCGGCATTCGCCCCCAATTGGTCCGCCGTTCCGGTGGATTGGAAATGGATTTCCATATCGAGCAGACCGACAACTCTCTTCATGTATTGAACGCTATTTCACCGGCGTTCACCTGTTCTCTCGCTTTTGCTGGCCGAATTGTTGACGGGCTTGAGAAACGGGGGAGTGAAGTGAAAAAGGAGGTCAAGGTCGCATGA
- a CDS encoding DUF1016 family protein — MKLTQLVLAIESAHRTLRARAAQSVNTALTIRNWMFGFYIVEFEQKGEDRAEYGDRLLETLTAKLRARAVPGVSKTALILFREFYKAYPQIRQTLTDHFNISLDRSLHVAPAKSKTRAIDQTVPDPLSVPPIQLLENLSFSHFVELLKVKDLVKRSFYETQAIKAHWSIRELKRQMGSLLYERLAKSRDKTKLIKGIRGEILTPDEAIKNPYVFEFLNIPDKAAYSESDLESALIRHLHDFLLELGKGFCFEARQKRLTINNQHYFIDLLFYHRILKCHILIELKIREFSHTDAGQMNFYLNYMRENEMNPGDNPPIGIILCTHDEEAEVKYATVGMDNKLFVSRYMLQLPTLQELKNFLRQDVRLLEERNVR; from the coding sequence ATGAAACTTACGCAACTGGTTTTGGCCATCGAATCAGCGCACCGAACGTTGAGGGCTCGTGCGGCGCAGAGCGTTAATACCGCGCTCACCATCCGCAATTGGATGTTTGGTTTTTACATTGTCGAGTTTGAACAAAAGGGTGAAGATCGCGCTGAATACGGCGATCGTCTCTTGGAAACATTGACGGCGAAGCTGAGGGCCCGTGCGGTTCCGGGCGTTTCAAAGACCGCTCTCATTCTCTTCAGGGAATTCTACAAGGCCTATCCCCAGATTCGTCAGACACTGACGGATCATTTCAATATCTCTTTGGATCGTTCTCTTCATGTCGCTCCGGCAAAATCAAAAACGCGGGCAATTGATCAGACAGTGCCTGATCCATTGAGTGTTCCTCCGATTCAATTGCTTGAGAACCTCTCCTTTTCTCACTTTGTGGAGCTTTTAAAGGTTAAGGACTTGGTCAAACGGTCTTTTTACGAAACCCAGGCCATCAAGGCTCACTGGTCCATCCGGGAACTCAAGAGACAGATGGGGAGTTTGCTCTATGAAAGACTTGCCAAATCGAGGGATAAGACAAAACTGATCAAAGGAATTCGGGGGGAAATTCTGACCCCGGACGAGGCCATCAAGAACCCCTATGTTTTTGAATTTTTGAACATTCCCGATAAGGCCGCTTATTCTGAGAGCGACCTGGAATCCGCTCTCATTCGGCACCTCCATGATTTTTTGTTAGAACTTGGAAAGGGTTTTTGTTTTGAAGCCCGTCAGAAGCGTCTGACCATAAACAATCAACACTATTTTATTGACCTCCTCTTCTATCACAGGATTCTAAAATGTCATATCCTCATTGAATTAAAGATCAGGGAGTTCTCCCACACGGATGCGGGACAGATGAATTTCTATCTCAATTACATGCGAGAGAACGAAATGAACCCAGGAGATAACCCTCCTATTGGAATCATCTTATGCACCCATGATGAGGAGGCTGAAGTCAAGTATGCCACCGTCGGTATGGACAATAAACTTTTTGTCTCTCGTTACATGTTGCAATTGCCAACACTTCAGGAATTAAAGAATTTTCTTCGCCAGGATGTTCGCTTACTGGAAGAGAGAAACGTCAGATGA
- a CDS encoding DUF1016 family protein, whose protein sequence is MTDKRGGGAFEFGGGEKKLLSTKEYKSFLLDLKNKIILSRVRAARSINRHLIRLYWDIGRSIVEKQAACGWGQSVVEVLSKDLQRGFPGLRGLSAANLWAMRRFYVEYTDDHFLQQAVEELGKKSVISAPVPARKAPSFLQQLVEELPWGHHLLLLEKIKPPLARLYYIRASVRFGWSRNVLLNQILAEAYERSSMKGKTHNFQVALPEFLAEQANEALKSSYNLEFLGIDRQVKERQIEDRLLERVQKFILELGYGFCFIGRQHRLVLGHKEYFIDLLFYHRFLKSLVAIELKAGSFLPEYAGKMDFYLNVLNTKEKSPHDNPSIGIILCAKKDDLDVEFSLKSKTNPIGVSSYHLTSKLPKEFRGKLPTERQLLSVVRETHLHGEREKSQ, encoded by the coding sequence ATGACGGACAAACGCGGCGGCGGAGCTTTTGAATTCGGTGGGGGAGAAAAAAAGTTGTTGAGCACAAAGGAATATAAATCTTTCCTTCTTGACCTAAAAAATAAGATTATTCTCTCGCGCGTTCGCGCCGCCCGGTCCATCAATCGCCATCTCATCCGTCTTTACTGGGATATCGGTCGAAGCATTGTTGAAAAACAAGCCGCTTGTGGGTGGGGGCAATCGGTGGTGGAAGTTCTTTCAAAAGATCTTCAGAGGGGATTCCCGGGGTTGCGAGGGCTCTCTGCGGCGAATCTGTGGGCCATGCGGCGATTTTATGTCGAATACACAGATGATCATTTTCTTCAACAGGCTGTTGAAGAATTAGGAAAGAAATCCGTGATTTCAGCTCCCGTTCCCGCCAGGAAAGCCCCGTCATTTCTTCAACAGCTTGTTGAAGAATTGCCCTGGGGCCACCATTTACTCCTTTTAGAAAAAATAAAACCCCCTCTCGCGAGACTTTATTACATCCGCGCCTCCGTGCGTTTTGGATGGAGTCGGAATGTCCTCTTGAATCAAATTCTGGCCGAGGCCTATGAACGGTCCTCGATGAAAGGGAAAACCCATAACTTCCAAGTGGCTCTCCCAGAGTTTCTCGCTGAGCAAGCAAACGAAGCGTTGAAGAGTTCCTACAACCTGGAGTTTCTAGGGATCGACCGTCAGGTAAAAGAGCGGCAGATCGAAGATCGCCTGCTTGAACGCGTACAAAAATTCATCCTAGAGCTCGGGTATGGCTTTTGTTTCATTGGAAGGCAGCACCGCCTTGTTCTTGGTCATAAGGAATATTTTATTGATCTCTTGTTCTATCACCGGTTTCTTAAGTCTTTGGTGGCCATTGAACTGAAGGCAGGATCCTTTCTTCCGGAATACGCTGGGAAGATGGATTTTTATTTAAACGTCCTCAACACAAAAGAGAAATCTCCCCACGATAATCCCTCCATCGGGATCATCCTTTGCGCCAAGAAGGATGACCTGGACGTGGAGTTTTCCTTAAAATCAAAAACCAATCCCATTGGGGTTTCCTCCTACCACCTCACATCCAAGCTTCCCAAAGAATTCAGGGGGAAGCTACCAACAGAACGCCAATTGTTATCGGTTGTGAGGGAGACCCATCTCCACGGCGAACGAGAGAAATCCCAATGA
- a CDS encoding M4 family metallopeptidase — MALVTRSSLLLSGEGKESVVDSHPPHGILPPFILQRMAESPHKDTRSWARENLAASAAARATRTTLSSLSQMAAIPSPSRKKHRLIYDAQNKPTHTLPGTLVRSEGEKKGKDKAVNEAYDHSGDTYDFFATVFGRNSLDDRGMSLISSVHVGKNYANAFWDGEQMAYGDGDGRTFVRFTKALDVVAHELTHGVIAHTANLEYQDEPGALNEHFADVMGTLVKQWKRKQTVKQADWLIGDDILIKNPTRRAIRSLSAPGTAYRNDPDIGSDPQPAHMKDKYVGEEDYGGVHMNSGIPNHAFYLAALGIGGRSWEKAGRIWYQVLVSLSPKSTFASAARATIEKASTLFGPRGREVEVVKKAWVAVGINPK, encoded by the coding sequence ATGGCTCTCGTAACGAGGTCTTCCCTTCTCCTCTCGGGAGAGGGGAAGGAATCTGTTGTTGATTCACATCCTCCTCACGGCATTCTTCCCCCCTTCATTTTGCAACGGATGGCCGAATCCCCCCATAAAGATACCCGCTCTTGGGCCCGAGAAAATCTGGCCGCCTCCGCGGCCGCGCGAGCCACACGAACCACGTTGTCCAGCCTTTCCCAAATGGCCGCCATCCCCTCCCCCTCTCGGAAGAAACACCGTCTCATCTATGACGCCCAGAACAAACCCACCCACACCCTTCCCGGAACACTGGTCCGAAGCGAAGGGGAAAAGAAAGGAAAAGACAAGGCCGTCAACGAAGCCTATGACCATTCGGGAGACACCTACGATTTCTTCGCCACTGTTTTTGGCCGAAATTCATTGGACGATCGGGGCATGTCGCTGATTTCAAGTGTCCATGTTGGGAAGAATTACGCCAACGCTTTTTGGGATGGAGAACAAATGGCCTACGGTGACGGGGACGGGCGCACCTTTGTGCGCTTTACCAAAGCCTTGGACGTGGTCGCCCATGAATTGACCCATGGAGTCATCGCCCATACAGCAAATTTAGAGTATCAAGATGAGCCCGGAGCCCTGAACGAACATTTTGCCGATGTCATGGGGACATTGGTTAAACAGTGGAAAAGGAAACAAACGGTGAAACAAGCCGACTGGTTGATTGGGGACGATATTTTAATTAAGAACCCCACACGCCGGGCGATCCGAAGCTTGTCCGCTCCCGGAACAGCGTATCGCAACGATCCCGACATCGGATCGGATCCTCAACCGGCCCACATGAAAGATAAGTATGTGGGGGAAGAGGACTACGGCGGTGTTCATATGAATTCGGGGATTCCCAATCACGCGTTTTATTTGGCCGCTCTGGGAATCGGGGGCCGATCTTGGGAAAAAGCGGGCCGCATTTGGTATCAGGTGTTGGTCTCCCTATCCCCCAAAAGCACGTTCGCCTCGGCGGCCCGGGCCACCATTGAAAAAGCCTCTACCCTTTTCGGTCCTCGGGGGCGGGAGGTCGAAGTGGTCAAGAAGGCGTGGGTGGCAGTGGGGATCAATCCAAAATGA